Proteins encoded by one window of Astatotilapia calliptera chromosome 13, fAstCal1.2, whole genome shotgun sequence:
- the LOC113035365 gene encoding neuroligin-2-like: MLSSPRFLTHFLFTDHQWVAPAVATAKLHAEFQSPVYFYTFYHHCQTETRPEWADAAHGDEIPYVFGVPMIGATDLLPCNFSKNDVMLSAVVMTYWTNFAKTGDPNLPVPQDTKFIHTKPNRFEEVIWTKFNWKDKQYLHIGLKPRVRDNYRANKVAFWLELVPHLHSLHDVLFPTTTRSPAGRDPGTMRPRNNVPRTTRHPYPTFPSDPEPEGSERPPQDLFPRHTRDYSTELSVTVAVGASLFFLNILAFAALYYKRDKQHEMRRHRLSPQRGGPANDLAHSQEEEIMSLQMKDWEHDAHHDMEPLRPHDILRPACPPDYTLALRRAPDNVPLMTPYTITVIPSTITSMQPLHAFNTFPSTGHNNTLPHPHSTTRV; the protein is encoded by the exons ATGCTATCATCCCCCAG aTTTctcactcacttcctgtttacggACCACCAGTGGGTGGCACCAGCTGTGGCCACTGCCAAACTCCATGCTGAGTTTCAGTCCCCAGTTTACTTTTACACGTTCTACCACCACTGCCAAACCGAGACGCGGCCCGAGTGGGCCGACGCCGCGCACGGAGACGAGATACCTTACGTGTTCGGCGTACCGATGATCGGTGCCACGGACCTGCTCCCGTGCAACTTCTCCAAGAACGATGTGATGCTGAGCGCTGTGGTCATGACTTACTGGACTAACTTCGCAAAGACTGG GGACCCCAACCTGCCCGTCCCTCAGGACACCAAGTTCATTCATACCAAGCCCAACCGCTTCGAGGAGGTCATCTGGACCAAGTTCAACTGGAAGGACAAGCAGTACCTTCACATCGGTTTGAAACCTCGTGTCAGAGACAACTACAGAGCTAACAAAGTGGCCTTTTGGCTGGAATTAGTCCCTCATCTTCACAGCCTGCACGACGTGCTCTTTCCCACCACTACGCGCTCCCCCGCAGGCCGTGACCCCGGCACCATGAGGCCCAGAAACAACGTTCCTCGAACCACTCGTCATCCTTACCCTACCTTCCCATCAGATCCTGAGCCCGAGGGCTCAGAGCGCCCGCCCCAGGACCTCTTTCCCAGACACACCCGCGACTACTCCACCGAACTGAGCGTGACAGTTGCAGTTGGAGCGTCGCTCTTCTTCCTCAACATCCTGGCCTTCGCCGCCCTTTACTACAAGCGTGACAAGCAGCACGAGATGCGCCGGCACCGGCTGTCCCCTCAGCGGGGCGGCCCCGCCAACGACCTGGCTCACAGCCAGGAGGAGGAGATCATGTCCCTGCAGATGAAGGACTGGGAGCACGACGCTCACCACGACATGGAGCCCCTGCGACCCCACGACATCCTGCGGCCCGCCTGCCCTCCCGACTACACCCTGGCGCTGCGCCGCGCCCCCGACAACGTGCCGCTGATGACGCCATACACCATCACCGTGATCCCCAGCACCATCACCAGCATGCAGCCTCTTCACGCCTTCAACACATTCCCCTCCACCGGCCACAACAACACCCTGCCCCACCCCCACTCCACCACCAGGGTATAG